CGATGCGCCCGGGGCCTCGGCGGCGCGGCCGAGCGCGCCGCGAATGCGATCGAGGATGCCGACGCGGCCCTGCAGCGGTCGCCTTACCAAAGTGAGATAGAGATCGTTGACGTAGAGCTGCCTGGCGGCGAGCCGCGCGGCCCAGGCTTCGTCGAGCTCGCGCGAGAAGCGGTCCTCATGCTCGGCGGGGAGGTCCGCCTCGACCCGGCGGCGGACGATATGGTGGTAGAGGGCGAAGCGCGACGATCCGATTGCCTGCAGCATCGCGTCGCGCAGCCGCTTGCGATAGTTGATCTCGTCCGTATCCGCGGTCTCGAACAGCAGGCCGCGCAGGTGGATGACCTGCAGCAACAGGCCGTCGCGAGTCTCGATCGTGTGATCGTCAACGTGCCGCGCATAAGGCAGATGACGGCCGACCGGCTGCTCGCGCGCGATCACCTTTGGATCGCGGGTCAGGGGCGGCAGGAGTTGCATTGGCGGACGACAGGGTTGAGCGGAAGGCGGTGCCCGGGCGCGTCGGGCAGGGCGCTCATGCCGCCATTTTCAGCGCCTGGGCTAAGCGAAGATGCAAAGAAGACGGTGGAGTGGCCCGCCTGGCGGCGCTCAGTCCCGAGCGCTCCGCGGACCGGCATCGCCATCGATCAATTGCCGGCGCCGGCCGTCGACTGGATGCCGGCGACGATGCTGGCCGCACCGAACAGGATGAAGCAGCCGACGATCACGGTGGCGCCGTAGCGCCAGTTGATCCGGCCGGTGAGCATCAGGAAGCCGACCGAGGCAACCGCGATCACCGCGACCACGGTGGCGATGGTGCCGAGCAACGTGCCCTGCAGCCATTGTACAGCTGCAACGATCGCGCCGGACCCTGCGGGGTCGGCGAGACTGTCCTGTGCGCGCGCCGCGCCGGAAACGAGCGGCAGCACGCCGAGCGCGGCGGCGATCGGGAGCTTCAACTTTTTGCGCCTCACGACTCGTTCCTGATGCCCGCATCGGACTTGGCGAACGAACTGGCACGGGATAGCAGATGTGAGCAGGCGAGGGGGTGATTATCCCGTGGGCTGACCGACTATTCCGGGTTACGTCTTTCGACGCAAAGCAGGGTGGATCCGGTACGATCTGGCCGGCCGAGGCGCGTTGCGAAGCGGTCGTCCGATCGACCTACTGCGTTCGCGCCGCAGTGCTCGCTCAGGAGCATCGGCATCCGTCCGGGACCCTCTTGCCGACCTTGGTCACCGCGCCACGATCCGATATCATGCCGGCATGCAGTTGCTTTGCCTCTTCGGTTTCCATCGGCCATCCGCCTGTTCCCTGACGCGGCGCGGCGATCGCCTCATATCGTTGTGCGAGGGCTGCGCACGCCCGCTGGAGCGGAAGAACGGAGGTCCCTGGAAGGCGAGCGACGCGCTTTACGCACAATCCTCCGCTCGATCCGCCAAGAGCTGACGGCGCAACCCCTAAGCGGCACGAGCGGCCTTCACGCGGGGCGGATCCGGCTTTGCGGGAGGCTTACTCACAAAGCGCACTCCCGGGACTCCGCCGGAGGCTGTCATGAAGGAATACGCGCCTCACCGGGCGTGGCGGGCCGGGGTCGATCCCCTGCCTCGGCCCGCATCGTCACCGGCACGCGGCGAATTGGAATTGCATGCCGGCGGGTCGCCTCGAGCGCAGGTGCTTCATTCTGCGAAGCAGGCTTCGACCGACATCTTTGCGCGCGACCCGTCTTGCGCGCTCCGGGGCGGCGAAATCCGTTTGAGCTTGGGTCCTGGCCGGTCTCGTCCTTCGGGGAGTGCGGCAGGCAGGTCGGTGCGGAGCGCCTGTTCCTCGAGGCCGGCGCTCGGCCCGGCGATCGACCGCAAAGTCAGGCGTGTGCCAAGACCAGGCGCATTGGCGTCACAGAGCCGCAAACAGGACTGCAGCGATCACGATCCACAGCAGGATCGAGAATGCGAGCGCCCACAGAATGGCCTTGTAGAGACGGATCGCTTTCTCGATCTCTTCGGCCTGGATGTCGTCCGCATCGAGTGATGCGAGCGGAATCCCTTCCATCCTTCTGTGCCGCATCGAGGTTCTCTCCTCTGCCGAGCCTGTCATCGTCGGATGATAAAGCAAGGATGCGAAACGCCTGCAGACTATTGCGGGCAGCCGGACCAGGATTGCCTACGTCCTTCGGTCAATGACGCTCCGTAGGCCGGCGCAACTTCGCAGGATGATGAACAGAGATGGCGATGTGCTTTGCGGAACGTTCAGGCGGCGAGACCGCAGCGCCATCCGCCGGCACATGCGGCAAGGCGCTGCGACCAGATCAATCGAGCTTGCCGCCTTGATCATGCGTCTCCATGCGCACGTTTGCGAGGTCGTCGCGCATGATCTCGGCGATATCGAGAGCCTGCTGCATGTCATCCGTGTGGAAGCTGTGCAGGAAGCCGTCGGCGTCCTCGCCGACGACCTCGAAGCGCCGCAGCCGCGGAGAGGGCTCGCCGATCCGGCGAACGCCAAATTGCGTCGGACGGTTCACCACCCTTTGCTCTTCTCGGTCTGAATCATGGCAGGATTGGTCGCTCGTCCAACGAAATGCCGCCGTCGAGTGACGGCGGCGCCAGCTGTGCGAAGGTGCTCGGATCAGACGCCAACTGACACCGGGAGCCGGTTAATAGCGATCCGGCGCCTTCTGTCCAGCATAGGAAGCATCCATTAACGATGTATTTATGCAACCTTTCCGACCCCTGTCGCCGATTTCGATCGGGCAGGCCGCGGTGCCGGCGGCCGACGCGCTCGAAAGGGACTCAGGCTGCGTTCGAAGCGACGGGAAGCCCGCAATTCACCGCAGGCAGTGCCGTGTCGCCGGTCCCGACCCGGTTCAAGGCAAGGCCCGAGCTGTCCTGGTCGCCGGCCAGTTCATTCAGGAATTCCTCGAGGTTCGTATAGCCGTCCCCATCCGGGTCGGCGCCGGCATCGGAGATGCCGTGCTGCATCTCCCATCCATCCGCCATGCCGTCGCCGTCCGCGTCGCCATAAGGCTGGCCGGCAGCCAGCAGGGGCCAGCCGCCGACATCCGAAGGATCGTCGATGATCTGTCCGCGGCAGGCGAGGAAATCCGCGATCACCCTCTGATCGGCGGCGTCACGCGGCCAGGCACCGGCGAAGGCGGCGACGTCCCTCAGCGCTTGCGGCGCGCCCGAATAAAGCGCCATCGACAGGGGAAAGGGACTGCCGACGACATATTTCCAGTCGGACGGCTCGAGAAAGAGCCGTTCGTCGAGCATGTCGTTCCAGCGGCGCCCGTCGATATTGCCGGACAGGTAGAAAGCCGCCTGGCCGGGGAAGGTCGAGAATTCCTCCTCGTAATCGGCGCCGTAGATCGGGATGCCGCGCAACGAGGACGGGCCCATCGATACCCAATTGCCGATGATGTTTGCCTGCCGCCTTACGCCGGCGCCCTGGAAGAGCATCGAGAAATATTGCTGGGCCTTCTCCCGCATGTTGTAGGAGACGTTGTTGACGACGTCGATCCGGGCGCCGACGCCGGCATTGGGTAAACGATCCGTGGCGTGAGCGATGAAGACATGGTGCAGAGTAAGATTGCTGCCCTCCATGAAAACTCCCTTCGCATGTTCGCCCTGGACATGGGTCGACTTACTCAGCCCTTCATAGATCAGCGACCATTGGAGGGTGATGTCATGGGAGGCCTTGGTCGAGTTGAACGGCTCGTCCGTCGCCCAGGAAAGGCTGCTATGGTCGATGATCGTGTCGTGGGCGCCGGCGTCAACCGTGATCGCGTCGGTCGTGTCCTGCTTGGCCCCGGATGTCGGACCAGGCCTGATCCGCAGGTGTCGGATGATGTTGTGCGGAGCGTTGAGGAAGATCGGCGAGCCGCTCAGGTTGGAAGGTGCGTTGCGGATCGCGATCCCGCCCCCGGGCGCCGTCTGACCCGCAATGGTCAGGTTGCCGGCGACCGGCTTGATCTGGCTGAGCAACATGATGGTTCCGGCGACTCGGAAGATGCATGTTCGCGGGCCCGTCGACATCATGCAGGCGCGCAGGGAACCTGGACCATCATCTTCGAGGTTCGTCACTGGAATCACCCGGCCACCGCGTCCCCCGACGCTTGCGGCCCCGAAGCCTTGCGCGGTCGGGAAGGCACGCTGACGACCGTCGGGTAGCTTCGAGGGATCAAATCCTCCCGGCGGGTTGCCGGGCGGCGGCGGCGGCGGCGGCGGAGGAGGAGGCGGAGGAGGAGGAGCCGGCGATGGCGGGGACGGCACGTCCGGCGGCGCCCCGTCCTGGCCATCGCCGCCGCAGCTTGCCAGGCATGCCGTGCAGAGCAGCCCGGCCGCTACAATCCTCAGCCAGTCGCCTCTCCGCGTGCCCGGCG
The nucleotide sequence above comes from Sphingosinicella sp. BN140058. Encoded proteins:
- a CDS encoding TrbC/VirB2 family protein, producing MLPLVSGAARAQDSLADPAGSGAIVAAVQWLQGTLLGTIATVVAVIAVASVGFLMLTGRINWRYGATVIVGCFILFGAASIVAGIQSTAGAGN